The following coding sequences lie in one Candidatus Eisenbacteria bacterium genomic window:
- the miaB gene encoding tRNA (N6-isopentenyl adenosine(37)-C2)-methylthiotransferase MiaB translates to MSQPIHLGSGEATPDLHGVRYYLETFGCQMNDYDSGGLSALLDRHGLVSVDAPGKADVILVNSCSIREAVEIKILGRLSQLGDHRVRGRARLLAVMGCMSQRMGEEVQRKVPTVDLVLGTEAYPRIPEYIRRGMNGGVRAVDRARSVSAEHPVPPAAQAGYRAMVTIMRGCDNHCTFCIVPTTRGPEVSRPAGDILREVTRLAEGGVSDVTLLGQNVNSYHWGELRFAGLLRVVADVPGVRRVRFTTSNPQDMTRDVLESVAEHPRVVEHIHLPVQAGNNRVLERMHRFYTRERYLDLVDQARALVPDLALTTDLIVGFPGETDAEFEETLELCRRVEFDTCFAFKFSARAATPAAELDGQVPESVKTARLARLLELQKGITERRSRSLVGRRVELALEKSHPRLPGTLLARTRTNRTVAVPGAPEEIGSYAWGEITEARGQALFGRRAEGE, encoded by the coding sequence CACCTCGGCAGCGGGGAGGCCACCCCGGACCTCCACGGCGTCCGCTACTACCTCGAGACCTTCGGCTGCCAGATGAACGACTACGACTCGGGGGGGCTTTCGGCTCTCCTCGACCGCCACGGGCTGGTGTCCGTGGACGCGCCCGGCAAGGCCGATGTCATCCTGGTCAACTCGTGCAGCATCCGCGAGGCGGTGGAGATCAAGATCCTGGGCCGGCTCTCGCAGCTCGGTGATCACCGGGTGCGTGGCCGCGCGCGGCTTCTCGCGGTCATGGGCTGCATGTCCCAGCGCATGGGCGAGGAGGTCCAGCGGAAAGTGCCCACCGTGGACCTGGTGCTGGGGACCGAGGCCTACCCGCGCATCCCGGAGTACATCCGGCGGGGCATGAACGGGGGGGTGCGCGCGGTGGACCGCGCCCGGTCCGTCTCCGCGGAGCACCCGGTGCCGCCGGCGGCGCAGGCCGGATACCGCGCCATGGTCACGATCATGCGTGGCTGCGACAACCACTGCACTTTCTGCATCGTGCCCACCACCCGCGGTCCGGAGGTCAGCCGCCCCGCGGGGGACATCCTGCGCGAGGTCACCCGGCTGGCGGAGGGCGGGGTAAGCGACGTCACGCTCCTGGGCCAGAATGTGAATTCCTATCACTGGGGCGAGCTGCGCTTCGCCGGCCTGCTGCGCGTGGTCGCGGACGTGCCCGGGGTGCGCCGCGTGCGCTTCACCACCAGCAATCCGCAGGACATGACCCGCGACGTGCTGGAATCCGTGGCGGAGCATCCCCGCGTGGTGGAGCACATCCACCTCCCGGTGCAGGCCGGCAACAACCGCGTGCTGGAGCGGATGCACCGCTTCTACACCCGGGAGCGCTACCTGGACCTGGTGGACCAGGCCCGCGCGCTGGTGCCGGACCTGGCGCTGACCACCGATCTCATCGTGGGCTTCCCCGGCGAGACCGACGCCGAGTTCGAGGAGACCCTGGAGCTCTGCCGGCGCGTGGAGTTCGACACCTGCTTCGCGTTCAAGTTCTCCGCGCGCGCGGCCACGCCCGCCGCGGAGCTGGACGGGCAGGTGCCCGAGTCTGTGAAGACCGCCCGCCTGGCGCGGCTGCTCGAGCTGCAGAAGGGGATCACCGAGCGCCGCAGCCGCTCCCTGGTGGGCCGCCGCGTGGAACTGGCCCTGGAGAAGTCCCACCCGCGACTGCCGGGAACGCTCCTGGCGCGGACCCGCACCAATCGCACCGTGGCGGTGCCGGGCGCGCCGGAGGAGATCGGCTCCTACGCCTGGGGTGAAATCACCGAGGCTCGCGGGCAGGCCCTGTTCGGGCGCCGGGCGGAGGGGGAGTGA
- a CDS encoding SPOR domain-containing protein has product MSRGPFGAAWALLGATLALAAPVRAQAPRPATAVELLRAEQLARSGRPAEALALYRLVGENAATQELRATGWLRASRMVGDAAVAESNLRRAAEVDTAGVTGAQALLELGQLYYARGNYRAADQCLARCQVRLSKTPDAPSVLLFRARVAMGLRVPGEAAVAYEAASHGRPQAQRGLYGWGQALMAAGNSARALECFDRYAASYPAGDFLAGALAAAARSGERSGKLDRAAASRARLGLAAPASFEAQDLPPAPAGMKPRADAAPLPRGATRPQAEAPRPARLIPQPPSASPSPRREAAKPLPAAPQSAANAREPWYIQLGLFSQSANARTVLNRARAAGLEASLDSAGTAPGRYRVLGSSWPTREQATAAARRYQAAGLPTQLKPGGP; this is encoded by the coding sequence GTGAGCCGCGGACCGTTCGGCGCCGCCTGGGCGCTCCTGGGCGCCACGCTGGCCCTCGCCGCGCCCGTCCGGGCGCAGGCCCCGCGCCCCGCCACCGCCGTCGAGTTGCTCCGTGCGGAACAGCTGGCGCGCTCCGGCCGGCCCGCCGAGGCGCTGGCCCTCTACCGGCTGGTGGGCGAGAACGCCGCCACGCAGGAGCTGCGCGCCACCGGCTGGCTGCGCGCCTCGCGGATGGTGGGCGACGCCGCGGTGGCCGAGAGCAATCTCCGCCGCGCCGCGGAGGTGGACACCGCGGGAGTAACCGGGGCCCAGGCCCTCCTCGAACTGGGCCAGCTCTACTACGCCCGGGGCAATTACCGGGCCGCCGATCAGTGCCTGGCCCGCTGCCAGGTGCGCCTCTCGAAGACCCCGGACGCCCCGAGCGTGCTGCTGTTCCGGGCCCGGGTGGCCATGGGGCTCCGGGTGCCGGGGGAGGCGGCCGTGGCCTACGAGGCGGCCTCGCACGGCCGGCCACAGGCCCAGCGCGGACTCTACGGCTGGGGCCAGGCGCTGATGGCGGCAGGCAACTCCGCCCGGGCGCTGGAGTGCTTCGACCGTTACGCCGCCAGCTACCCGGCGGGCGACTTCCTGGCGGGCGCGCTGGCCGCGGCCGCGCGCAGCGGGGAACGTTCGGGCAAGCTGGATCGTGCCGCGGCATCGCGCGCCCGGCTGGGCCTGGCCGCCCCGGCGAGTTTCGAGGCCCAGGACCTGCCGCCCGCACCCGCCGGGATGAAGCCCCGGGCGGACGCGGCGCCACTCCCGCGCGGCGCGACCCGGCCGCAGGCGGAGGCGCCGCGGCCCGCGCGCCTGATTCCGCAGCCGCCGTCCGCTTCTCCGAGTCCCAGGCGAGAGGCGGCGAAGCCCCTGCCTGCCGCGCCGCAATCCGCGGCCAATGCCCGGGAGCCGTGGTACATCCAGCTGGGCCTCTTCTCCCAGTCCGCGAACGCCCGCACCGTGCTGAACCGCGCCCGTGCCGCCGGGCTCGAGGCGTCGCTGGACTCGGCCGGGACGGCCCCGGGCCGCTACCGTGTGCTCGGCTCCTCGTGGCCCACCCGCGAGCAGGCCACCGCCGCCGCGCGGCGCTACCAGGCGGCGGGGCTGCCGACGCAGCTCAAGCCCGGGGGACCCTGA